Proteins encoded together in one Candidatus Nitrosocaldus cavascurensis window:
- a CDS encoding pantoate kinase, producing the protein MMMTMMDGYAKAIAFAPGHITGFVEFPTPMLDDPLLKGSRGAGVCISKGITTEVHLYPYDGLEVPEIKISINGKPCSDADVSLYVVKEYLRLVDIRRFKLDIMHRADIPIGYGLGSSGAAALSLSYALNRAFMLNLSNEEAARIAHKADLACRCGAGTVIAEYHGGLEMRLKAGAPGIGIVESIIDEVDDYKVLMLCISPYSTKEFLTNRIGMINGLGGKMLNILKESRSVETFLDLSFRFARSIDFITDRAARVIDALHCIGCKASVALFGETVFTIVSNDKVGEVEKVLSCYRDLYSNSSSSVCYLSCSIDTRGATVIEDTREPS; encoded by the coding sequence ATGATGATGACGATGATGGATGGATATGCTAAGGCTATTGCATTTGCACCAGGTCATATAACTGGGTTCGTTGAGTTCCCCACACCCATGCTAGATGATCCCCTACTCAAGGGTTCTAGGGGTGCTGGTGTATGTATAAGTAAGGGTATAACCACCGAGGTACACCTCTACCCATACGATGGATTAGAAGTACCAGAGATAAAGATCTCTATAAATGGTAAACCTTGTAGCGATGCAGATGTATCACTCTACGTAGTCAAAGAGTACCTTAGGTTAGTTGATATACGTAGATTCAAGTTAGATATAATGCATAGGGCAGATATCCCAATAGGTTATGGTTTAGGTTCAAGTGGGGCAGCAGCACTCAGCCTCTCCTATGCTCTTAACAGAGCATTTATGTTGAACCTTAGCAATGAGGAGGCAGCAAGGATAGCACACAAGGCAGATCTAGCATGCAGGTGCGGTGCTGGTACGGTGATAGCAGAGTACCATGGAGGATTAGAGATGAGGCTCAAGGCTGGCGCACCTGGTATAGGTATTGTTGAGAGCATAATAGATGAGGTGGATGACTATAAGGTGTTGATGCTCTGCATAAGCCCTTACTCAACCAAGGAGTTCCTTACAAACAGGATAGGCATGATAAATGGGCTGGGAGGGAAGATGCTTAACATACTCAAGGAGAGCAGATCTGTAGAGACCTTCCTTGATCTATCTTTCAGGTTTGCTAGATCTATAGACTTCATCACAGATAGAGCAGCAAGGGTTATAGATGCACTGCATTGTATAGGCTGCAAGGCATCTGTAGCACTATTTGGAGAGACTGTATTCACCATAGTAAGTAATGATAAGGTTGGAGAGGTTGAGAAGGTTCTATCATGCTACAGGGATCTCTACTCTAACTCCTCTTCATCAGTATGCTATCTATCATGCAGTATAGATACAAGGGGTGCAACAGTAATTGAGGATACCAGAGAACCATCCTAG
- the coaBC gene encoding bifunctional phosphopantothenoylcysteine decarboxylase/phosphopantothenate--cysteine ligase CoaBC translates to MHPSKEIIGSHGDELKGKRIVLCVTASIAAYKAVDLARLLMRHGADVYPVLTRKATKLVGSELLSWATGNRAVVDLTWELEHIQLADKDRADLIIIYPCTANTLSKIANGIDDTSVTTVASVALGSRIPIIIALAMHEVMYHNPMVARNVRALQGIVEFVDPVIEEGKAKVAEPEHVLAKAIEVLKRRALLKGKSILITAGATVEHIDNVRVITNLSSGRFGTAFAREAMLMGADVTLIYGHGSIDPPSNVRIIKVSTSKDMLNALTNELKSKRYDAVIMNAAVADFRPAQVSSSKIESRDSNGLMLRLEPTEKIVDVVKMLSPDTFLIAFKADDCSREELIAKAKAKLQECRGDIVVANYASRSISKDGCDAVIVSSDGSIMDLHGRKDDVARRILAYMAERMASLSSQSPLSSSQQQHQQQQQNKNDNK, encoded by the coding sequence ATGCACCCATCCAAGGAGATAATTGGTTCGCATGGCGATGAGTTGAAGGGTAAGAGGATAGTGTTATGTGTAACTGCTAGCATTGCTGCATACAAGGCAGTTGATCTTGCTAGGCTTCTCATGAGGCATGGTGCAGATGTTTACCCAGTGCTTACAAGGAAGGCAACAAAGCTTGTTGGCAGTGAACTGCTCTCATGGGCAACTGGGAATAGAGCAGTTGTTGATCTAACATGGGAGTTGGAGCATATACAGCTTGCAGATAAGGATAGGGCAGATCTCATAATAATATATCCTTGTACAGCAAACACATTGAGCAAGATTGCTAATGGCATAGATGATACAAGCGTTACTACAGTAGCATCTGTAGCCTTAGGCTCTAGAATACCAATTATAATAGCATTAGCGATGCATGAGGTGATGTACCATAACCCAATGGTTGCTAGAAATGTAAGGGCATTGCAAGGCATAGTTGAGTTCGTTGATCCAGTTATAGAGGAGGGCAAGGCCAAGGTTGCAGAGCCTGAGCATGTACTTGCAAAGGCAATAGAGGTACTCAAGCGTAGAGCACTCCTCAAGGGCAAGAGCATACTGATAACTGCTGGTGCAACCGTTGAGCATATAGACAATGTAAGGGTTATAACAAACCTATCATCTGGAAGGTTTGGTACGGCATTTGCTAGAGAGGCTATGCTAATGGGTGCTGATGTAACGCTCATCTATGGGCATGGGAGCATTGATCCACCTTCCAATGTTAGAATCATCAAGGTTAGCACAAGCAAGGATATGCTCAATGCATTAACTAATGAGTTGAAGAGCAAGCGTTACGATGCTGTTATAATGAATGCTGCTGTTGCAGACTTTAGACCTGCTCAGGTTAGCAGTAGCAAGATAGAGAGTAGGGATAGCAATGGTTTAATGCTAAGACTTGAGCCTACTGAGAAGATAGTGGATGTTGTGAAGATGCTCAGCCCAGATACATTCCTTATAGCATTCAAGGCTGATGACTGTAGTAGGGAGGAGTTGATAGCAAAGGCAAAGGCAAAGTTGCAGGAGTGTAGAGGGGATATCGTTGTTGCAAACTATGCAAGTAGGAGTATAAGCAAAGATGGTTGTGATGCAGTAATTGTGAGCAGTGATGGTTCTATCATGGATTTGCATGGCAGGAAGGATGATGTGGCTAGGAGGATACTAGCATACATGGCAGAGAGGATGGCATCATTATCATCACAATCACCATTGTCATCATCTCAACAGCAACATCAACAACAGCAGCAGAATAAGAACGATAATAAATAA
- the panB gene encoding 3-methyl-2-oxobutanoate hydroxymethyltransferase, giving the protein MGSKITVESIMGMKGKKKIVAVTAYDYTTARICDRAGVDIILVGDSAAMVMLGYKSTTPISMEEMLVFCKAVSRAREHAMVVADMPFMSYQISMEDALYNACRFIKEGNADAVKVEGGREFKHVVEAIVDAGIPVMGHIGLKPQTAPLWHGYKVQGKVVDDASRLIEDAVAIEEAGAFSIVLEQVTYEVAEMISSRLSIPTIGIGSGSSCDGQVLVLHDMLGLYEYSPRFVKRYADLSSIIAEALTRYRDDVLNARFPGEEHTFHMDAKEYERLKATSIAMDAMRSERKNQEQKGGGERGEESINK; this is encoded by the coding sequence ATGGGTAGCAAGATAACCGTTGAGAGCATAATGGGTATGAAGGGTAAGAAGAAGATAGTTGCTGTAACAGCATACGACTATACCACAGCAAGGATATGTGACAGGGCTGGTGTTGATATCATACTTGTTGGGGATAGTGCTGCAATGGTCATGCTTGGGTATAAGAGCACAACCCCTATCAGCATGGAGGAGATGCTTGTATTCTGCAAGGCAGTATCTAGAGCAAGGGAGCATGCTATGGTAGTTGCAGATATGCCGTTCATGTCCTATCAGATCAGCATGGAGGATGCACTATACAATGCATGTAGGTTCATAAAGGAAGGCAATGCTGATGCTGTGAAGGTTGAGGGAGGGAGGGAGTTCAAGCATGTTGTAGAAGCAATTGTTGATGCTGGTATACCTGTCATGGGGCATATAGGCTTGAAGCCTCAGACTGCACCACTATGGCATGGGTATAAGGTTCAAGGCAAGGTGGTTGATGATGCTTCTAGACTAATAGAGGATGCTGTTGCTATAGAGGAGGCTGGAGCATTCTCCATAGTGCTGGAGCAGGTTACATATGAGGTTGCAGAGATGATAAGCAGTAGATTAAGCATACCTACAATTGGGATAGGTTCAGGCTCTTCATGTGATGGTCAAGTACTTGTACTCCATGATATGCTTGGTCTCTACGAGTACAGCCCAAGGTTCGTGAAGAGGTATGCTGATCTCTCCAGTATCATTGCAGAAGCGTTAACAAGGTACAGGGATGATGTATTGAATGCTAGGTTCCCAGGAGAGGAGCATACATTCCATATGGATGCTAAAGAGTATGAGAGGTTGAAGGCTACTAGCATTGCTATGGATGCTATGAGGTCTGAGAGGAAGAATCAGGAGCAGAAGGGTGGAGGAGAGCGAGGGGAGGAGAGCATCAATAAATAG
- a CDS encoding 4-phosphopantoate--beta-alanine ligase has translation MRIPENHPRAESLRIRERLVECLRRGIVVEQGLIAHGRGEAFDYLLGERTTIYAREAIRASVAMMLLADNPVISVNGNVACLCAGDVVRLASLINARIEVNLFYRSYEREKAIEMLLKEHGASMVYGVGDRASMSIPELMSERRRVDRDGIYSADVVLVPLEDGDRTEALVRMGKKVVAVDLNPLSRTAKSATITIVDNITRAMPLMVETAKWLKDEPRDRLNEILRSFSNARNLEASLAVIRGSVDDMYVEREREGREGGR, from the coding sequence TTGAGGATACCAGAGAACCATCCTAGAGCAGAGTCGTTAAGGATAAGGGAGAGACTTGTAGAGTGCTTAAGGAGGGGTATAGTTGTTGAGCAAGGGTTGATAGCGCATGGTAGGGGAGAGGCATTTGATTACCTGCTTGGAGAGCGTACAACCATATACGCTAGAGAAGCCATAAGGGCTTCAGTGGCAATGATGCTCCTTGCAGATAATCCAGTCATATCCGTTAACGGGAATGTTGCATGCCTCTGCGCAGGGGATGTTGTAAGGTTAGCATCACTCATCAATGCAAGGATAGAGGTTAACCTATTCTACAGATCATATGAGCGTGAGAAGGCTATAGAGATGCTCCTCAAGGAGCATGGTGCCAGTATGGTGTATGGGGTAGGTGATAGGGCAAGCATGAGCATACCAGAACTCATGAGTGAGAGGAGGAGGGTTGATAGAGATGGGATATACAGTGCTGATGTAGTTCTTGTGCCATTGGAAGATGGGGATAGGACTGAAGCCCTTGTAAGGATGGGCAAGAAGGTTGTAGCAGTAGATCTTAACCCATTATCAAGGACTGCAAAGAGTGCTACCATAACTATAGTTGATAACATAACAAGAGCAATGCCTTTGATGGTTGAGACCGCTAAATGGTTGAAGGATGAGCCAAGGGATAGACTCAATGAGATACTCAGATCATTCTCTAACGCAAGGAACCTTGAGGCATCCCTAGCAGTGATAAGGGGTAGTGTAGATGATATGTATGTAGAGAGGGAGAGGGAAGGAAGGGAAGGAGGTAGGTAG